In Planococcus shixiaomingii, the DNA window TTACTGAAGAAAAATTGGAAGAATGGATTGACTAGGTTATACGAATAGAAGACTTTCAATAGAAAATGAATAAACCGAACTCCAAACACGGCACTTGATAAAAGTGCCTATTATTTGAGGTTCAGTTCATCAATCAGGATTCGTTTTTCTTAAACTTCTCTTGGATTAGGACTGCCTGACAATGTAATCCTAATTTTCATTAACGGTGTTTCAGCCATCCAGTTTTGTGTTCGTAGAGGAACTCTCCTGATACGCTTCAATGTGCAAGCCTTCGCCAGGAAGCCATTCGCAGTAGAAAATCTCTTCCACACTTTCAAAACCCAGCTGCTGCAGATTAGTGATGAGCCATTCTCTATCTTTTCCAATGCTCGCCAGAGTGGTTTCATCTATCCGCCCCTCATCCACCAGCAGGACAGAGGGAATCTCTTCCTGGTCTTTGCGGATCAAACTGATATTGCCATCAATCTCCAAAATGGCATAGTTGACATCGCGCAAAGTAAAGCAACCTTGCTGACGAAGCAGCGCACGCAGCTGCTCTAAATCGATATGATTTTTCTGCAGCTCTTTGCGGTTGATTTTCCCCTCGTCAATCAGAATGGAAGGTTCCCCTTGCAAGGCTTTGGAAACATAAAGGGTCTTTTTAATGAAAAGTTGTATAACATAGATGGTTGCACCCCAAAGGGCCAAAGCGAAAAGCATCTGCCATATGCTGATTGTCGAATCGAAAATAGTGGTTTCCATTAAACCGCCCAAAATAAGAAAATAAATAAGGTCGAACGGTGTGAGTTCAGCCACTGCTTTTTTCCCGATAAGACGGATGATAATAAACAAAAAAACAATACCGATCAAGAGTTTCAACGCAATGTCGACATACATACTAAATCTTTCCTTCCTGTATTTTTCAAAGCCATTCCTGAAAAATAAAAGTAATTTTTCGAAAAAAATGTTGAGATATCAAATGGGCAATACGTATCTAGTGTGTTATTAATTCCATAATTATAGTACACCACTCTTCGGTTTATTGGTTGTCGGAAGGCATAAAACTGCAAGCAACTTACCTGAACAACGTTCCGGAGTAAACGTTTATTTTGTTGCATAAAAAAATGCCTTCTCCTAGTTTTAGACTACTAAGAGAAGGCATTTTTTATTTTGAAAGGTTTAAAGCTTTTTGGGATACATAGAAGTCTTTTCCGTTATAAACGGTGACCCCATCAAGTGTTTTTGTAAAGGACTTTTTGTTTTGCGTTACATTGGCAATGTTTTTATTGATAGGCAGTTCAATT includes these proteins:
- a CDS encoding DUF421 domain-containing protein; translation: MYVDIALKLLIGIVFLFIIIRLIGKKAVAELTPFDLIYFLILGGLMETTIFDSTISIWQMLFALALWGATIYVIQLFIKKTLYVSKALQGEPSILIDEGKINRKELQKNHIDLEQLRALLRQQGCFTLRDVNYAILEIDGNISLIRKDQEEIPSVLLVDEGRIDETTLASIGKDREWLITNLQQLGFESVEEIFYCEWLPGEGLHIEAYQESSSTNTKLDG